ACAACAAAGTATAATCAGCCAACGGCTGTAAAAATCCACCTATGTACTCGCCTTTATGATTGACAGGCGCGTTCATCAAATAAACGCCATCAAACTTCGTCATCATTCCTCCTTCCCCATCAACCGCAATTTTGCTTGCTCAAGTTCTTCATAAGTAGGCAAAGAAGGGAATGCTATATTAAAATCTAGTTCGTCAACGCTATCCGATAGATTCGGCGGCAGCCAATACATTCGTCGACCTACCGTTTTCCCATCAAATTCAATTCTAACTATTTGATATTTAAGTGGGGATGACTCATTGTTTGCACGATGACGAATAAGAGATGTTGATGATCGAATAATAAAGCGATTGTTTTTGTTAACTAGAATTGGCCGCAGTGAATTAACTCGGCTAACTTTCTCAAATGGCAATATATTTTCATAGAGGAAAATGTCACCCAGTTGGTCTTCATAGTCGTGACTCACATGATCATAACCTTTCTCACAAGTAAAATATTTTTTGTCTATAGTATAATAAAGTTCACGCTTGCATCCATCAGGATAGTAATCATCTATTTTTACCAGCTCAAATGTAGTTGCATCAAATATCGCATAGCGACCTTTTGAAGGATCGAGAAATGGCCGCGTTTTGGCGTATTCTTCTGTGAAGTACATTATAAAATGATTTTCATCTGGCGAAAGATAACCGCCTGATTGACCATGCAGACCCTCCACTCCATTAAGTTCATGAGAACGTACCAACCGGCCTAGAGCAACGTCAAAGTAGCCGATAACATCCGTTCCAACAATGTAGGCACGTTTACTATCTTTCGTCCACTGCACACCACAACCCAATCTGCGAGAGAGTATTATTTTTTCTCGTGTTTTCAGATTCATCATCTGACAATCGCCACCAATCACTCCTCCATGCTCAGTCGTAGAAATTAATATATGGCTTCCATCTGGTGAACGCGATATTGTACCGTTAAAGTATATATCCGCTTCATCCTTGTGAATCAGGATTTTCATATCAGAGCCATCGAGGTTAGCAGTCCAATAGTGGCCATCATGGTAGAACATCATTTGTGGCATTGTATATTCGTCATCCCAAGCGGCCATTTCAGGCTCTGCTGGGGATACCGTATCAATATCAATCGACCATCCCTTAAGATCTCTTCTTACAATCCACTCTAGATAACTCTCATATTCAGGATCTTCCCTTCCTCCGAGAATGACTCTTAGCGAGGATACGCTTGTCACATCCTCTTGCACAGCTTCAGCGTTAGCTTCAAGTACATCAATTTCTTCTGTTAGTGTATTGTTTTCAGCCTGGAGTGTATCGTCCTGCATAAACGCCGCAATCAAAACCAGTAAAGCAATAACTCCACCACCAACCCACTCAGTTTTTTTCATTTTTTATCCCTACCCACCGAATAAATGATTGAATGCTTGATTTTTACGATCTTGATATGCATCTATGTCTTCTTGTGTGACTGCACCGGCAGTCGTTTCTGGTTCAACTTCCGTTGCTTGTTGATCTTCAGTCATCTCACTGTACGTTTTATCTGTAAAAAGCAATTCCCTATCTTCAAATGAGTTACCGTTAATGAGATAAAGGCTAAATAAGCCATCGTCTGGAATCCCAATAAACCGCCCTTCCAAATAAAGCGGTTTTCTTGTGCTTTGATACAGATGAATCGCTTTTCGCCATTCACTGTTTTTATCTACCAACAAAGCCACTTGATTACGAGGTACATCTTCATCCCACTCAACCGAGGCGCCAATTTCAACTTGAACTCGCAATCCCGCATTGTGCCCATCCACATAGCCATAAACGGTGTTGGTATCATCGACATGGTCGAGGATCTCTTCTATGTCGGTTAACCACGGCATGTCATCGCCATCAGAGATGGGTAGCACTTTGGATTGCGCGGTATGAATGTGCTCACCTTCACTGAAGCCTTTCTCACCGCTGTATTGGGCGATTTCATCCAGCGGGACCGATTTCTTGTAGAGCAACTCTTGGTCGCCTTCGAACTTACTAATTTGATCAAAGGTCAACTGATCGGGCGTAAACAGCACCCGGAAGCCGTTCTCTCCGGTCTGCGCTTCACCCTCAATTTTGTAAGGCACCCAAAACTGCTCTTGACCAAAACCGTGCGCTTGGCGAAGGATAGGTTTACCGAGGTGATCTGTGTTTAAATCACTGTTTTCATCACCTTCGGCATCACTTTGCTGCGCGTTCTCTGCTTGTTCAGCTTCGGCGCTGTCGCTTGGCGTGCTTTCTGATCCTTCAGATCCCCCGCCTTGCTCTTCGCGATATTTCACTATGTTGATATCGCGGTAGCAGCCAAACTTATCGACGGCAAGCTCGCGCCATAACTCCTCTTTCCAAAACAGATAGACATAACCACCGCGTAAATCCGCCGCGTTGTCTTTAGTTTTGTCTTTGTCGCGATAGGCTAGGAGTCGCACTGGCACCATGACGGTGGGCCACTCCTCTTGCTCTTCGCCTTCATCCACTGGTGTAATGCCTTCCGCCAGTTTCAACTTCATCGGCTCACCATGCGCTTCAAATGGAATGGTGAGATACAGATCTTTCGGCTCATTCTCCACACATTCAAAGGTATTAAGGCTGCGGTGCGTCGCCGTTTGATCGATGATTGGGCGCGATTTTTGCTCTTCTTGGGCGCTGGTTGCCTCTAAAGTCAAATGTTCTGAATGGGGGGCAGGCTTACCCGCCACTTCCACCACCACTTTAAATGCAGGCTTCTTGAGCTTGGCTTTGCTGTAATCGGGCTCGGGTAAATCGGGCATCCAACACGCGTTATCGAGCCAGCTGTCACCGCCGAGCTCGTTGCCCATTGCATCACGCTCGACATTGTTATGATTGTCGCCATTGAAGTTGCCCCCATTCACATTGGTGCCATCTTCACGGCTACAGCTCATCCCGAGTGGGTCAATCCATTGCACGGGGTTAGGTGCATACTGATAGAGATTTACCCCCCCTTTGACACCAATCGGATCAGGCTGAATAAAGCGTCCACACAAAGGGTCGTAATAGCGGGTTAAGTTGTAATGCAGCCCACTCTCTTCATCAAAGTACTGACCTTGAAAGCGCAATGGGTTGTAAATGGTCTCGAGTTCTACAGTAACTTCACCCCAAGTGGTATACCGCGCACGCCACACTTCTTTGCCCTTGGTATCCACCAGCGCGATCGGCGCACCCACTTGGTTACAGCGATAAAGATATAATTGGTCATCTTCGATGAGAAGCAGCGGAATAAAGGTTCCGGGCAAGTACACATACCAACGGTAACGGCCATCACGTTGTTCACCAATGAGGTGATTTCCTTCCCAGAAATAGTCTATCGTGCCGTGCTCACTGATTTTGCGCGAACGACGGCCGAGTGCATCATACTGGTACTCGGTCAGCGAGCGGTTGTTATTGAGGCTAATCAGTTGGTTAAGGGCATTGAATATGCGGTGTTGCTCGCCTTTCGGGGAGCTTTGATAACATTGATTACCATGTCCATCGTAGGCAAAGCGGTAGTCTGCCCATGCCGTTAGGCGATCTCCTTGGTACTCAGCGTCTTTGCGATTGCCATAGCTGTTCAAGGGGTAAGTGATCTCGTTGTCGCCCGCTAACTCACGGCAGATCTGTCCGACATTGTCATAGTGATATTCCGCGCTGCCATGGACACTGTCTTCTACATGGCTAAGTCGGTGCTGCGCATCAAACTCATAACTTCTGGCATGTTGCGGCCACTGCTGAGCGACAAGGCGGCTTAAACCATCAAAGATACGTTGCTCGGTATTGTGGGTATTACGACCATGCAACGTGGAAATCTCATTCACCCTGCCCAGTTCGTCGTAACCCAAATTGACTTGTTGTTCGTTATCGAGAGTGATGGCGATGAGTTGCCCAACGTCGTTATAGGCAAGATGGCACTGCTGGCCATCAGGAAAACGCTGCACGGAACATAAACCACGTTCATCATATTCATATTGAATGTGACGGCCATGCTGCCAGACATTTTCAGGCATACCATTACGGTGATAACTGACCACAACGGTTTGATGCGCATTGGTGGCAGTAGATAGACGACCAGCGACATCATAGCGATACTGTTGCTCAACATAAGCATTCGCATTGCTCGCACGCACTTGCGTGACACGGCCATTCGCATTGTACTCGAGCTTGATTTGCTGCTCTGCTTGATAAATCTGCACAGGACGACCGCAAGGATCGTACTCATAGCGGGTAAAGCTACCCGATTTGTCTTTTTGCTCTGCGACTCGCCCTTCCGGTGTCCAGCTGAACGCAAAACCATGACCATCACTGCGCTCAATACTGACCATCTGCCGTGATTTGTCATAAGAGAAATGCAGCTCACTATCATCAGGGCGAGCAATGATTTCTGGCTGGGCAAATTCACCCCACACCAATTGACATCCACGTTGGCCATCCAAAACGAAACCACTGACCCGCCCTGCACTGTCATAACGATACTCGTGGCAACGCATCACGTCGCCCATATCTTCATGACGCAGGGTGTATTTCACCAATTGGCCAACGTCATTGTGGCCCATTTCCGCGATACTGCCATCGGCATAGGCGATGGCATCCAATTGACCGCGCGCGTTGTAATGATAACGCTGTAATACGTTGTCTTTCCGAAACGCGACAGGTTGGCCTGCACTGTTCCACCACCAATGTGCTTTGTTACCCGTTGGGTAACTCACCTCTTTCACCCGGCCTTTGGGATCGTAATGATAGTAAGTCACCCGCCCATCAGGCTCTGCACTGTGAGTCAGCAAGCCCAAAGAGTTATAGTGATTGCGCCATGTCTGTTTTGCCGGGTTGGTTAATGCTACACACTGCCCTAAGGCATTGTACGCAAACTCATAAACATGATTATCTGGGCGGATTTCAGAAACAAGCTGGCCATAGCGATTGTATTGATAGAGGGTTTGGTTGCCGCACGGGTCGCGCTCAACGGTTTTTTGCTGAAACTCATTATATTCGTAATACCAGACGTTTCCTTCCGGCGTGAGTAACTGGCTTAAGTTACCTTCGTCGTCATGTACAAACTGCCATAAATGATCTTGTGCATCGCGGTAGTTTGACTCTTTGCCATTAAAGCTAAAGCGATAATCGTAATAGCCATCATCACTGTGCTGGCGTACACATTTCGCTTGCTCGGCATCCCCTTCCCAAACAAAGTGGTGGTTTAATCCACTGGCACGTTGACGCAGCATAATCAAATGATCGTCGCGGTAGCTGTAGCGCTCTTTTTCACCTCGGCCATTAACCGCCGAGATCAGGTGACCATCACTATCGTACTCGTATTCGACCAGCGTTGGCGCATGTTGTAATGAAGGTGCAGGACGAAGAATTTTAACCAACTCGCCATCACGATTATATTTTACCCAAAGTTGCTCGGCACCATTTTGGATTACGGCTATTAGCTTCGCCGCCAAGGAGTATTTAAAGTCGAGTTGTACCGCTTGCGGGAAACGAAGCTGAATACAGCACCAGCTTTTATGAATATGCGCAAACTTAAGCTGCCGCCCATCGCGTAATGTGATCAACCAGTGTCCGCCAACATGGTGATGCATACTGGCACCGGCACGACGTTGATAGCTAACCGCACCCGGATCAACCGCTTCAAACTCCATCGGATTACCTTGATTATCGGTAAAAATCCAATGGGTGATCTCTTCTTTATCGTTGCGTTTTTCCTCAAGGCGATAATCAAAACCATGTCGCCAGCCACGCCCCATACCTGTGTCATCGCTGCAGCGCGATGAGCGATAGCGTCGCTGCCAATAGAGGTCCGTGCCTGGGATCAACACATCGTCACAGGTTAATAACTCTTCACCATTGAACATGGCAACAGGGTCGCCCCCAGTCGCCGCATTGTCGGTATTAAAGCTATTCCCATCATTCGAGACGCTATTTCCCCCTCGCCCGCCGCTTTTACCGCTACTTTGTTGCCGAGCAGGTAAAGGTGGCCGAGGTGGCATTTCTACCGTCGAGTTTTCACCCACCGCCGATTGAATCACTACCTTAGGTAAGTAACTGGCATAGAGTTGCTGATTGAGCAGCCCATGGGCAACCAAGTCATCCGTTGCTAACGAACTGACAAACGGCACATCAAGCAGCTTCTCTTCATCGATCCACGCCGCGATATTCTCTAGATCACGTTCACTATCGACCAGTTGATCAATGAACTCTTTCGCCTCAAAGTAATCTTTGAAGGTCTTATGATCGACACTATAGCTATCTGTAAAGCGATATCGCTCGCCTTTTTTATCTGCTACGTCGATAACATTGAGTGACATGGCTTATGCCGCCTCCCATCCAAATAACGCACCGCTCTGATACCCTCTATCAGAGCGGATAATTTTGTATGCTTAAAAGTTAAAAATTGTCTAAACAAGAGATTCTAATGACCTTCACCAAGGACAAAATCCATTCTGTTTCATCGTCGAAAGTAAAATGGAGGTATGACGCATGAAAATGTAGGCCAGTACTAAAAGTGCCAAATAAATGCGATCAACATCAAATAGGAAACCATTATTGACTTAAACAACAATAGAGACAGAGAAATTCAGACCATATTCACGATGGTTGCTCTAGCCGACTAAGACAACGTCGAAACTAAAGTAACGTCCTCGCTGGTATATTCATCAATTAGTTAAAAGTAGCACTCGCGCTATTCATCGTTTTCTGAGTCATCTTCCTCGTAAGTCAATATCGCGTGGAGAGTAATGATCACGAAGACGACAATACTCAATAGATAAACGTAGGCATGAAGGCCCCACTCATCTTTGCTTAGATGTTCATAAGCAGCAAATCCAAACGTGAGGATGATAGATAAGCTGCACACTAGCCTCATTGTATTCATTGCAATTCCTATTGTAAGGGTGGTAACGTCCCTTTGGATGAGAGTTGATATAGCGCATTATCTAAATTAGTGTACTTTTTTAGTGCAGGGGTATTTGTATTTAGATAGACAGTACAGTATTTCAGATTGCTTAGAGTAGATACATCAATCTCTTGAATTGGATTGTTATATAAGGAGAGCTCTTTTAGATTCGTTAAGTTAGAAATACCAGAAATACTCGTTATTTTCGCATCATCAAGGTACAACTCTTCTAAATTAACGAGTTTCGATAGTTCACTCAGTGTTGAAACGTTAGAACCAAAAATATTAACCTCGCGAAGATTCTTCAGACCCGAAATTGGCTTCAAACTATCTATCTCAGATTCTCTCACTTCTAATCTTGTCAAATTAGTAAGAGATTCAATTCCATTTAAACTTTTAATTTCCGTGTCCAATAAGTATAAGTTTTCTAATGCAATATTTTCGCTAAGAAAGCCAAGATCATCCGATTTAACGCCGGAAAGTAGAAGTGTAACTAGTTCATTAGGCAGCTTAATCCCGATTACACTATCTACCTTATTCATATATAAATACTCAAGTTTAGTATTTATAGAGTAGTCACAGTTTGTTAGCCCTTTTATACTTGGTAGTGAAAGAAAGATCAAATTGTTTATGCCACAATGCTCATCCTTGAGCTCACCTCTATAATTTGCCAAATTTAAGACCTCAAGATTCTCATTCGGGATACCATCTATTTTAATACCTCCCCGTAAACGCAAATATTTCAAATTTGAAGACTGATAAAGATTATAAATTCTAGCTCTATTTTTTCTATTTTCACTTGCCACAAGAATACGATTAAGTAAGCCTTCAATTGGTAGATATATTTCGTCTATTTTGCGTACTAAGACCCTCAAGTCCTGTAGTTTATTATTTAACCTTAAATCTAAAGATCCCACTTCTGATGTCAGACCAGAAACATCTAGAAATTCCATATTGCGAAATTTGGAGAAATCAGGTAGAGAATTAGTTCCTTGAGGGTTAATACCAGCCACTATCACTTCTCCTCTTCTATTCACCACATACACATCATGACTATTTCCTGCCATGTTTATTTTATAGTTTTTATTGTCCGTTTCGCTCAAAAATGCATACGTTGCACTGCTACTTTCCAAGTCATTTTTTTCCGATGTTTCATCGAGCCTCCTGAGAAAAATGTCTTCTTCATTAATCAAATAGTAAACCGACCTATCCAACCCTTTATAATACATCTCAATGTATTCTATTTCCTCAGAAGAAAATGGTAGTTCTTCAGACGTTTTAAAATTAAAAGAAAACGCCTCGACTGATATTAGTAAAAAGTGAAAAACAAAAACTACGCATTGTCACCTCCAATATTTACTGGATTGAAGTAATAATGAATTGAATCAAAAAGGTATCTTTTCGGCATTGGGCTATCTGCATCAAGCGTAAGTTGACCACTTTCAACGAGTACTGAAAACCTTCGAGCACTTTCTTTGCTTAAGTCACAGAGTGTTGCACTCTCCAACGCAACATACAAAGGTACTGCAGCTGTCGCCAACAAAGTTGTTGGAGATAGATAGAAGTATGGCTAATTGCAACGGCTGGGAAAGTGAGATCAAGGTCCTTCGATAGTTACTTTAGCAGAGCAAGACAACGTCGAAACTAAAGTAACGTCTTCGCTGGTATATTCATCAATTAGTTAAAAGTAGCACTCGCGCTATTCATCGTTTTCCGAGTCATCTTCCTCGTAAGTCAATATTGCGTGAGCAAACATGATCACGGCTAAAGCAATGCCTGAAATTGCGACATAAGCATGTATACCCCAATCATCTTTACTTAAATGCTCATAGCAAAAAAAACCAAACGAAATCAAGATAGATAAACTGCACGCAGTCCTCATTATATTCATTGTAAGTCCTATTGAAGAGGTGGTAAGGTCCCTCTGGATGAGAGTTGGTACAATGCTTCGTCTAAGTTAGGATACTTTTTTAGTGCTTGTGTATTAGTATCCATACTAACGTAACAAAACTTCAGTTGTTCCAGCGTCGATACATCTATCTCTCTTATCGGGTTATCATATAGCCTCAATTTTTTGAGATGAACTAGCTTGGGAATACCAGAAAGATGCGTAATATTCGCACCATCAAGGTATAGCTCTTCCAAATTGACTAATTCAGATAGGTCATTGAGTGTTGAAACGTTAGAGTCTTGAATATTGATAACACGAAGATACTGTAGTCTTGAAAGCGGTTTTAAGTTGTCTATTTTCGACTCTCTCACTTCCAATCTAGACAAATTAGTAAGATATTCGGCCCCTTTTAAACTTTTAACTTCTGTGTCCAGTAAGTATAGATTTTCTAGTGCTATATTTTTACTGAGAAAGTCAATATCATTTGATTTAATGTCAGACATTTGAAGTGTAACTAGAGATTTAGGTAATTTAATATCGATTACACTATTTACCTTGTTCATATAAAAATACTTAAGTTTAGTATTTACTGAATAGTCACAATTTTTTAAAACCCCTTCTCGTGGCAACGAAAGAAAAATAAGATTATCTAGACCACAGTGCCTATCCTCTAAATTCCCTCTATAGAAGTTCAAACTCAAAAACTCCAAACTATTCGGTAGATCCCCCCCAAATTTAATGTCTCCTTGCAAATGTAGATACTTTAAACTACCGAGATTGCCAATGTTATCCATATCACTTCTAACTGAAGTAGAAACATGTATTCGACTCAGTGAGCTATCATTTGGGAGAAGTATGTCACTTATAGAGTGTACCATTACTTTCAATTCTTGTAGATTAGAATTTAATTTTAAGTCTAAATTATCAACACTTGATGTCAAACCGATAATCTCTAAGAATTTCATATTAGAGAGTTGTGAAAAATCAGGGAGTGTATCAAGATTTATAGGATTAATCCCAGCCGCTATAACACTACCATTTTTATCAACCATATAGATATCATGAGTATCTCCTGACATATTTATATTATAGTGCCTTCCAGGCTTTTCCTTCAAAAAGCAAAAGTCATATACTTTTTATTGAAATTATGTGACTCAAATGGAGCTTCCAATTTTTTAAAAGAAACATCCTCGCCGACTATTAAATAGTAAGCAGTTCGATCTAAGCCCTCATAATATGACTCTATATAACTAACCTCATTTGATAAAGTAGGGAGGTCTTCAGGTCTCTTGATGTCGGCTGAAAGTACACTAAATGATATAATGAATAGAAATAAAACTAGAATACTATGCATCAGTATCTCCACTTTTACTGGATTAAAATAGTAATGTAAAGAGTCTAGATCACTTCTCAGTGGCATTAAATGATTCTTATCAACGGTTAACTGGCCACTTTCCATAAGTGCTGAAAACTCCGTATATTTATCTTTTCTAAATTCATATATTTGTATGAGATTATTAACATACTTAGGCGATGAAAAGCCCCAATAACTGGCACTATCATCCAGGTTATCCTTGGTATTAAAGTAGGCAGGGTAGTAAGTAACCACATCTCTAACGTAATGCGTGTCATACTGCGACTGGGAGCCAAAATTATGAGTAATAGAGAATTTTCGTCTATGCAGGTCATCTTCAGGCATGGTGACGGCTTTTGCTATTTCCTCCACAGAGTCATAGAGTGACGTCGCACTTTCTAACTCAACATACAAAGGCACTACAGCTCGCCAAGAAAGCTGTTGGAGACGGATGGATGTACGACTAATCGCAACGGTAGGAATAACGTCTTCGGTATCGATAGAAGGGCGTCTGCTAAGTACTTCACTATACTCATACACTTTTTCTATCAACTCTATATGATTTTTACAGTTTAATCGGGTGTTACTTT
This DNA window, taken from Thaumasiovibrio subtropicus, encodes the following:
- a CDS encoding RHS repeat-associated core domain-containing protein; translated protein: MSLNVIDVADKKGERYRFTDSYSVDHKTFKDYFEAKEFIDQLVDSERDLENIAAWIDEEKLLDVPFVSSLATDDLVAHGLLNQQLYASYLPKVVIQSAVGENSTVEMPPRPPLPARQQSSGKSGGRGGNSVSNDGNSFNTDNAATGGDPVAMFNGEELLTCDDVLIPGTDLYWQRRYRSSRCSDDTGMGRGWRHGFDYRLEEKRNDKEEITHWIFTDNQGNPMEFEAVDPGAVSYQRRAGASMHHHVGGHWLITLRDGRQLKFAHIHKSWCCIQLRFPQAVQLDFKYSLAAKLIAVIQNGAEQLWVKYNRDGELVKILRPAPSLQHAPTLVEYEYDSDGHLISAVNGRGEKERYSYRDDHLIMLRQRASGLNHHFVWEGDAEQAKCVRQHSDDGYYDYRFSFNGKESNYRDAQDHLWQFVHDDEGNLSQLLTPEGNVWYYEYNEFQQKTVERDPCGNQTLYQYNRYGQLVSEIRPDNHVYEFAYNALGQCVALTNPAKQTWRNHYNSLGLLTHSAEPDGRVTYYHYDPKGRVKEVSYPTGNKAHWWWNSAGQPVAFRKDNVLQRYHYNARGQLDAIAYADGSIAEMGHNDVGQLVKYTLRHEDMGDVMRCHEYRYDSAGRVSGFVLDGQRGCQLVWGEFAQPEIIARPDDSELHFSYDKSRQMVSIERSDGHGFAFSWTPEGRVAEQKDKSGSFTRYEYDPCGRPVQIYQAEQQIKLEYNANGRVTQVRASNANAYVEQQYRYDVAGRLSTATNAHQTVVVSYHRNGMPENVWQHGRHIQYEYDERGLCSVQRFPDGQQCHLAYNDVGQLIAITLDNEQQVNLGYDELGRVNEISTLHGRNTHNTEQRIFDGLSRLVAQQWPQHARSYEFDAQHRLSHVEDSVHGSAEYHYDNVGQICRELAGDNEITYPLNSYGNRKDAEYQGDRLTAWADYRFAYDGHGNQCYQSSPKGEQHRIFNALNQLISLNNNRSLTEYQYDALGRRSRKISEHGTIDYFWEGNHLIGEQRDGRYRWYVYLPGTFIPLLLIEDDQLYLYRCNQVGAPIALVDTKGKEVWRARYTTWGEVTVELETIYNPLRFQGQYFDEESGLHYNLTRYYDPLCGRFIQPDPIGVKGGVNLYQYAPNPVQWIDPLGMSCSREDGTNVNGGNFNGDNHNNVERDAMGNELGGDSWLDNACWMPDLPEPDYSKAKLKKPAFKVVVEVAGKPAPHSEHLTLEATSAQEEQKSRPIIDQTATHRSLNTFECVENEPKDLYLTIPFEAHGEPMKLKLAEGITPVDEGEEQEEWPTVMVPVRLLAYRDKDKTKDNAADLRGGYVYLFWKEELWRELAVDKFGCYRDINIVKYREEQGGGSEGSESTPSDSAEAEQAENAQQSDAEGDENSDLNTDHLGKPILRQAHGFGQEQFWVPYKIEGEAQTGENGFRVLFTPDQLTFDQISKFEGDQELLYKKSVPLDEIAQYSGEKGFSEGEHIHTAQSKVLPISDGDDMPWLTDIEEILDHVDDTNTVYGYVDGHNAGLRVQVEIGASVEWDEDVPRNQVALLVDKNSEWRKAIHLYQSTRKPLYLEGRFIGIPDDGLFSLYLINGNSFEDRELLFTDKTYSEMTEDQQATEVEPETTAGAVTQEDIDAYQDRKNQAFNHLFGG
- a CDS encoding leucine-rich repeat domain-containing protein; translation: MINEEDIFLRRLDETSEKNDLESSSATYAFLSETDNKNYKINMAGNSHDVYVVNRRGEVIVAGINPQGTNSLPDFSKFRNMEFLDVSGLTSEVGSLDLRLNNKLQDLRVLVRKIDEIYLPIEGLLNRILVASENRKNRARIYNLYQSSNLKYLRLRGGIKIDGIPNENLEVLNLANYRGELKDEHCGINNLIFLSLPSIKGLTNCDYSINTKLEYLYMNKVDSVIGIKLPNELVTLLLSGVKSDDLGFLSENIALENLYLLDTEIKSLNGIESLTNLTRLEVRESEIDSLKPISGLKNLREVNIFGSNVSTLSELSKLVNLEELYLDDAKITSISGISNLTNLKELSLYNNPIQEIDVSTLSNLKYCTVYLNTNTPALKKYTNLDNALYQLSSKGTLPPLQ